In Hymenobacter volaticus, the genomic window GGGCGGTGTATTTTTCGCCGCTACAGGTCTTGTTACCCCCTTGGCTGATGCGGCTAATGCCACTGCGGCCAAAGCGGCTGCCGACACAGTAGCAAATGCGTCTCTTGCCTCTGACTCAAACGCGGTAGTCCAAGCGGCCTCGCCCGAAGAGCTTGAGGCCGCAGTAGCCGGCGAAACGCTGTTCAAGGGCAACTGTGCGCAGTGCCATGCCGTGCAGGATGTGGTAGTAGGTCCAGCACTCGCCGGTTTGCACGAGCGTCGCCCTGTCTCGTGGCTAATTCCTTGGATTAAAAACTCCAGTAAAGTAGTGGCCAGCGGCGACGAGTACGCAGTAAAGCTCTACAATCAATACCAGAAGCAACAGATGCCTAGCTTTCAGTTGTCGGACGAGGAAATCACAGCTATCCTTACCTATATCAAGGTACAGAGTAATGCTGCTAGTGGTGCAACGTCAGCAGTGGCACTAAACTAAGTTGTATCTGCACAGTTACGCTAGATAAGCGTATGTTAGAGCAAGCGTAGGCAGGCCATTCCATTTAGGGTTGGGTTCTGAATTCAACTTGGTCGCGCTACCTTTGTCCTTACTTCCGTTCTTGTTTGCCTGTGACTGACTCTGAATTCGACATTCTCGACGAGCTGTATTTCGTTAGCTCCTTCCGCGACCTGCTCCAGAAAACGGGTTTGCCCGCACCCCAATTGAAAGAGGGACTGCGGGCCTGTTGGAGCAAGGCCTTGCTCGGAGTTTTTGGCCCGACCCGGATACCGAACTGGCGTATGAGGAAAGCTCGTTTGGTGCCATCAGCCAAGATTGCTACTATCTGGCTTCCAAGGAAGGCTTGCTTCAGCACAACACTCGTTAGTCGTGGCCGGAGCCGCAATTTCCGGGCAGCCGAGCGCCGCGGCTGTCGCCCGGCCGCCAAGCTATTACGTCCGCCAGCGCCTGCTCCAGAACCGGCCGGCCATGGCTGGACTGGGCTTTATTCTGCTGTGCACTTTGGTGGCCTTGTTGGGCTATTGGATTCTACCCGATAATTCTCCGAACGCCAACAACAGCCTTGTACAACTCCAAAAAGAGTCGCCCGGCTTTCGAGCTACAATTTTGCGCTTGCCAGTTGCTGAAGCCGCTAGCTCGCCAACGGCCGATAA contains:
- a CDS encoding c-type cytochrome — encoded protein: MSHFSLKMMFPLLVVLLVFVTGGVFFAATGLVTPLADAANATAAKAAADTVANASLASDSNAVVQAASPEELEAAVAGETLFKGNCAQCHAVQDVVVGPALAGLHERRPVSWLIPWIKNSSKVVASGDEYAVKLYNQYQKQQMPSFQLSDEEITAILTYIKVQSNAASGATSAVALN